In Gouania willdenowi chromosome 15, fGouWil2.1, whole genome shotgun sequence, one DNA window encodes the following:
- the LOC114476538 gene encoding E3 ubiquitin-protein ligase TRIM21-like, translating into MPRQLFAFGRKIIQKMKTKKKEQCVDMSAAISQIPGLHFLCSICLKVLTDPVSTPCGHNFCKLCISPRWDTSVSYSCPMCQQVFTTRPELAFNSAVSELVSQFRRGLAAPGEDPCDVSTGTEVKALKPCLDCGISYCEIHLEPHLTASGLTRHQLVEPVENLETWMCPKHSKRLEMFCKNDQTCVCLKCCVAEHNSHQFGSLKEESEERKVELQQTIQNRRDKLEEIRELARISKITLDREEAEGVKLFTALKELFQRDLKEMMEMIEEQQESKRREAEGLIKDLEEEISELTQRRSERAQHPGDNLHVLQDFDSFLPATKDWTDVIVRLSSYEAIVLRVGAQLIDTVSDKMEEMKMKRMKEKEELKMMKQFAVDVTLDPLTAHNNLNISDDGKQVDVSDVRKKVPDNKERFDPRVYVLGKQSFSSGKFYFEVQVKGKTDWTLGVVKKSIKRKGHFTLRAKNGSWVVILRDGNKYEASEWPPVILDLNCVPEKVGVFVDYEGGVISFYDVDAAALIHSFTNCRFTGKLCPLFGPCSKKGGKKAAPLIICPVNQSE; encoded by the exons ATGCCTCGTCAATTGTTTGCTTTCGGCCGTAAAATTATACAGAAGatgaagacgaagaagaaggaGCAG TGTGTCGACATGTCTGCTGCCATCAGTCAGATACCTGGACTTCACTTCCTGTGCTCCATCTGTCTGAAGGTGCTCACTGATCCAGTCTCCACACCATGTGGACACAACTTCTGCAAATTATGCATCAGCCCACGCTGGGACACCAGTGTCAGCTACTCGTGTCCCATGTGTCAGCAGGTGTTCACAACAAGACCTGAATTAGCCTTCAACAGTGCAGTTTCTGAGCTGGTTTCTCAGTTCAGACGTGGATTAGCAGCACCAGGAGAAGATCCCTGTGACGTCTCCACTGGAACCGAAGTGAAGGCCTTGAAGCCCTGCCTGGACTGTGGGATCTCCTACTGTGAGATTCATCTGGAGCCTCACCTGACAGCATCAGGCCTGACAAGACATCAGCTGGTGGAGCCTGTGGAGAACCTGGAAACCTGGATGTGTCCAAAGCACAGCAAACGTCTGGAGATGTTCTGTAAGAACGATCAGACATGTGTCTGCTTGAAGTGTTGTGTGGCAGAGCACAACAGTCACCAGTTTGGCTCTCTGAAAGAAGAGTCTGAAGAAAGGAAGGTGGAGCTTCAGCAGACGATCCAGAACAGACGAGATAAGCTggaggagatcagagagttaGCAAGGATTAGTAAGATTACTTTAGACAGAGAGGAAGCTGAAGGTGTGAAGCTGTTCACTGCTCTGAAGGAGCTTTTTCAGAGAGACCTGAAGGAGATGATGGAGATGATAGAGGAGCAACAGGAATCTAAACGGAGAGAGGCTGAAGGTTTGATCAAAGACCTGGAGGAGGAAATCTCTGAGTTGACGCAGAGAAGATCTGAGAGGGCGCAGCATCCTGGAGACAACCTCCACGTCCTGCAGGACTTTGACTCTTTTCTTCCAGCCACCAAGGACTGGACAGACGTCATTGTCCGTCTATCATCATATGAGGCCATTGTGCTGAGAGTTGGGGCTCAGCTGATAGACACAGTCAGTGACAAGATGGaggagatgaagatgaagaggatgaaggagaaggaggagctgAAGATGATGAAGCAGTTTGCAGTAGATGTGACTCTTGATCCTCTTACAGCTCATAATAACCTCAACATATCTGATGATGGAAAACAAGTTGACGTCAGTGATGTGAGGAAGAAAGTTCCAGACAACAAAGAGAGATTTGATCCTCGTGTCTATGTTTTAGGAAAACAGAGTTTCAGTTCAGGCAAATTTTACTTTGAGGTTCAggttaaaggaaaaactgaCTGGACTTTAGGAGTGGTTAAAAAATCCATCAAAAGGAAAGGACACTTCACTCTGCGTGCTAAGAATGGTTCCTGGGTTGTGATACTCAGAGATGGAAATAAGTATGAAGCAAGTGAATGGCCGCCAGTTATTCTTGATCTGAATTGTGTTCCTGAgaaggtgggtgtgtttgtggactatgAGGGGGGTGTGAtctccttttatgatgtagatGCTGCAGCTCTGATCCACTCCTTCACTAACTGCAGATTCACTGGCAAACTTTGCCCACTCTTTGGTCCCTGTTCAaaaaaaggtggtaaaaaggCAGCACCACTGATCATctgtcctgtcaatcaaagtgaatga